One region of Citrus sinensis cultivar Valencia sweet orange chromosome 6, DVS_A1.0, whole genome shotgun sequence genomic DNA includes:
- the LOC112498622 gene encoding transcription factor CYCLOIDEA-like: MFSSNPSTSFNPNANIFSSNNYLRCPPLFAGYENNNVLLNPLTGWILPAANHQTLTNMAFTGNASAVVNREHFDHPSSFIRNEKPVPVKRDRHSKICTAQGFRDRRVRLSIEIARKFFDLQDMLGFDKASQTLEWLFNKSRKAIKELIELKRPCNGTSKQLMEKLAKKSRDQARARARQRTREKMFKKFADTIPQISTQIKACQESSSYVVSHDQVQEPCSSTLACQTQDNQAPTDRNQNPSSNFAHDQQNLEISKDTISCNTSNYNFNLPQNWDIVSAMPHQYTVCRAITKHESLN, from the exons ATGTTTTCTTCAAACCCTAGCACTAGCTTCAACCCAAATGCAAACATCTTCTCTTCTAATAATTACCTTCGTTGTCCTCCTCTATTCGCTGGCTATGAAAACAACAACGTTTTGCTTAATCCACTCACAGGTTGGATCTTACCGGCAGCCAATCATCAGACTTTGACAAACATGGCATTTACTGGCAATGCGAGTGCAGTGGTGAATAGAGAACATTTTGATCATCCTTCAAGTTTTATACGAAACGAGAAGCCGGTGCCAGTGAAGAGAGATCGGCACAGCAAAATTTGTACAGCTCAGGGTTTTAGAGATCGGAGAGTGAGACTGTCTATTGAAATCGCCCGCAAGTTCTTTGATCTACAGGACATGCTAGGGTTTGATAAAGCAAGCCAAACCCTTGAATGGCTGTTCAACAAGTCAAGAAAGGCTATTAAGGAACTGATAGAGCTGAAGAGGCCCTGCAATGGTACTAGTAAGCAATTAATGGAGAAGCTTGCAAAAAAGTCAAGAGATCAGGCAAGAGCAAGAGCAAGGCAAAGGACTCgagaaaaaatgtttaaaaaatttgctGACACAATTCCTCAAATCTCGACCCAAATCAAAGCTTGCCAAGAATCAAGTTCTTATGTTGTTTCTCATGATCAAGTCCAAGAACCTTGCTCTTCCACACTAGCCTGTCAAACGCAAGACAATCAAGCTCCGACAGATAGAAATCAGAACCCATCTTCAAATTTTGCTCATGATCAgcaaaatcttgaaatttcAAAGGATACAATTAGTTGCAATACAAGCAACTATAACTTCAATTTACCTCAAAACTGGGACATCGTTAGTGCAATGCCTCATCAGTACACAGTCTGTCGAGCAATTACCAAACATGAATCTCTCAACTG A